One genomic window of Hyperolius riggenbachi isolate aHypRig1 chromosome 7, aHypRig1.pri, whole genome shotgun sequence includes the following:
- the LOC137524533 gene encoding histone H3.3A — protein sequence MARTKQTARKSTGGKAPRKQLATKAARKSAPSTGGVKKPHRYRPGTVALREIRRYQKSTELLIRKLPFQRLVREIAQDFKTDLRFQSAAIGALQEASEAYLVGLFEDTNLCAIHAKRVTIMPKDIQLARRIRGERA from the exons ATGGCCCGTACAAAGCAAACTGCCCGTAAATCCACTGGTGGAAAGGCTCCCAGGAAGCAGCTGGCTACTAAAGCTGCAAGGAAAAGTGCCCCCTCTACTGGAGGTGTTAAGAAGCCTCACAGATACAG GCCTGGTACTGTGGCTTTGAGAGAAATCAGAAGATACCAGAAGTCCACTGAGTTGCTGATCCGCAAGCTGCCATTCCAGCGTCTGGTGAGGGAAATTGCACAGGACTTCAAGACTGATCTGAGGTTCCAGAGTGCAGCTATTGGTGCTCTGCAG GAAGCAAGTGAGGCATACCTGGTGGGTCTCTTTGAGGACACCAACCTGTGTGCCATCCATGCCAAGAGAGTAACAATTATGCCCAAGGACATCCAGCTAGCCAGAAGAATCCGTGGAGAGCgtgcttaa